Part of the bacterium genome is shown below.
TGCCTTCTGCCCTTGGGGGAGAAGGATCAAGGATGAGGGGTCTGCAGAGCAAGTTAATGGGATGAGGCTTATCCCGAGCATTCCTGAGGGAGGAGAGTTGGGGATGGTTTGCTGATATTTACTAAAAATTGGGAATGAACCCCAACCTTGCTTGTATAGTGGAAACAAGTTTTCACCTGCACAAAAGATTTATGCAGGTAAGTTTTAGAATAGCGAGACAGGGTTTACTGAATATTCACATTATGGCTACAAATATAACTAAAGGACAACAAAGTTCAACAAACATATACATTAGAAGGATAGTACTAATTTTTTTTATAATATTATCTTTTTCTTGCCGACTTTTTTCATCTACAATGGACCAATATAAGAACAGAATAACCGAACATACACTTAAAAATGGGCTCCACTTTATTTTACTTGAAGACCATACTGCCCCAGTTGTTTCATTTCATATACACGTTAAGGTTGGAAGCGTTAACGAAAAACTTGGCGACACAGGAATAAGTCATCTTATTGAACATCTTGCTTTTAACGGAACACCTACACTTGGGACAACAGATTGGAGAACAGAAAAATCTATTTTAGAAAAGATTGATAAAAAATATAAAGAGATTAAAAGTATTCAACTTTCACAACCACATAATAGTCCATTAATAAAACAACTTTATGAAGAATTTTCTGCTCTTAACAGTAAAGCGGCAACTTTTAACGTGTCTAATGAGTTTGGGAAAATTCTTGATATGCACGGTGCTGTTGGACCAAACGCTTATTGTAGTTATGATATGACCGCTTTTTGGGTAGAACTACCTTCAAACAGAGTAGAACTTTGGGCTGCTTTAGAATCTAACAGGCTTTTTAATCCAGTATTCAGAGGGTTCTATGAAGAACTTGAAGTAGTCAAAGAGGAACGTAGGATGAGGGTAGATAACTCTCCATTTGGAAAACTTATGGAAGAGTTTTTAGGTTTAATATATAAAATACATCCTTATAGAAACCCTATTGTAGGTTATTCTGAAGACCTAAACAATATGTCTCGAGAAAAAGTCAAAAACTTTTACAAAAAATATTATATACCCTCAAATATCATTATTTCTGTAGCAGGCGATATATATCCAGACACATTTTTACCTCTTGTAAAGAAATACTTTGAAAATATTCCTTCAGGTCAAACTCCTCCAGTTAAGACTTTCACAGAACCAGAGAGTGTTTCTGAAAAACAGTTTGTTATTAATATGGATTCTCAACCTATTTTTTTACTCGGATACCCTATACCAGATATTAAACATAAAGACGTACCCGCTCTTCAAGTGTGTGCTGAAATACTTGCAAGTGGCAGAACTTCAAAACTATATCAACGTCTTGTGAAAGAAGAAAAATCTGCGGTATCAACTGGTTCTTGGTGTTGGACTCCTCAATATCCAGGTATATTTTACCTTTTTGCTATCTCTTCCCAAAATGGCAACAACAAACAACTTGAAACATCAATCATTGAAACTATAGAAGACCTTAAAAAAGGATGTTTGACAGAAGAAGAGATTTTAGGTGCCAAAGCAAGACTTAGAATAGAACTTTTAGCTTCTTTGAAATCTAAAAGAAAGTTAGCAAGAGAACTTGCATACTATAAAGCAATAACCGGAGATTGGCAGAATCTTTTTAAGTATGAAGAAAAGATTAGAGACGTTTCTTTAGAGGATATAAAAAGGGTTGCTAAAGAATATTTTACGGAAGCTAGAAGAACTATTGGTAAAATAGAACCTTTAAAAAAGGATTAACGATGGATAAAAAACTCTTTTTTTTTATTGCTATAACCTTACTTTTTAACGGGTGTGCACCAAAAATGTTATCAAAAAAAATAGAACAATTTAAATTTCCCCCTTTACCAGAAACAACATTACCATCCTACACAAAAGAGGTGTTACCTAATGGGTTGACTCTTATTCTTATGGAAGACCATAGTCTACCTTTAATAAATTTTTATTCAACTATTAAAACTGGTACAAAATACGACCCAGAAGAAAAGATAGGGTTAGCATCAATAACTTTTGATACTATAAGAACCGGTGGAGCAGGTGATATCAGTGGAGATAATATAGATAAAACTCTTGAAAATTTTGGTGCTCGTTTGAGTTTTGGAGTAGGTAAAGATATAGGATGGGCACAAGGGTTGATAGATACAGATAATTTTACACATATTTTTCCTATCTTTGTTGCTCTGTTGAAACAACCTTCTTTTGACAAAACAAAAATTGAGTTATCTAAAATACGACACAACACGGCTATCAGTAGAAGAGACGATGATATAGATGAGATTTCAAATAGAGAATTTAGAAAACTCTTGTATGGCACAAAAAGCCCTTATGCTAGAACTATTGAGTATGAAACTATCAAAAACATTACTCAAGATGACATTTTTCAGTTTCATAAAACTTTTTTTCAACCTCAAAACATTATATTAGGTGTCTGGGGTGACTTTGATAAAGATGAAATGCTCCAATATATAAAAAAAGAGTTTAAAACTTGGTCACCAGAGAAAGTACCTATACCTTCTGCACCCGAGATAGATTTTGCAATAAACCCTTCAACCACAAACTTGATAATCAAAAAAGAAGCAACACAATCCATAATAAAGATGGGACATATCGGGTTAAGAAGAGATGACCCTGATTACTTTACAGCGCTTGTCATAAGCAGGATTCTTGGAGCTAGTTGGAATTCAAGGTTTTCAAAAAATATCAGGCAAGAGAAAGGGCTTGCATACAGCGCTTGGGCAGGGTTTGGAGGAGAGTTAGGTTACACAGGTACATTTTCAGCTGGAGTACAGACAAAATCCGAAAGAACCCTTGAAGCAATTGACCTTATGCAAAAAGAGATAAGTCTTGCGTCGGTAGGAATAACCGATGAAGAACTTACAGTTGCAAAAGAAGGTATCATAAATAGTGAAGTGTTCTGGTCTGATACTAAAGATAAAATAATAACACGGATTATAAGATACGAATTTTATGGATACCCTTCAGACTACCCTCAAAAACTTATCCAAGGCGTAAAGAATGTTACTAGAGAAGATATTGCAAGGGTAGCAAACAAATATATTTTCCCTGATAAACTTACAATCCTTATTGTTGGAAACCCAGAAAAGTTTGAAAGCGACCTACCTGACAACATAAATATTTTAGAACCTTAAAAGAGATAAAATCTCTCAAAGATACTGGGACAAGCTCCAAAAGGAGAGGAGCGTTGAGAGGAAATACCACACATTTTGCCTTCTACCCCAAGGGGAGAAGGATCAAGGATGAGGGGGGCTTTTCCCAGTCCATCTTTGCGAGTGGCTTGTCCCGACAGGTTTTCTGAGGGATTTCATAACGTGGCAATTCCCTCGGAGGCACTCGGGACAAACCTCCGAGGTTTGCAACCAAGGTGGGGAACAAAGTGGGAAGGGGAGGAGAGAAAGGAGAGTTATATGAAACCGCTGAGCGGACCAAGGATAATACGTTCTCCGTGGTCGGATTTTTACGGGAGAGAGATAGAAGATTCTTTAAAGACACATCCAGAAAATTACCTTGAAGAAGTCGCAAGTGAAGGATTTAACTCAATATGGATACATTGTGTTCTTAGCAACATTGTTGGCTCAGATATTTTCCCAGAATTTGGTCAAAAAGAAAAAGAACAGATTCCTGCTCTCAACAAACTTGTTGAAAAAGCAGGTAGATACGGATTAAAAGTTTTTCTGTACCTATGTGAACCTCGCGGTTTCCCCGCTGATAGCGTTTTCTGGCAGAAAAATGACGACGTTAAAGGACGTCTTTCTGGAAACTGTTATGCCCTCTGCTCAAGCACTCAAAAAGTAAAAGATTATCTCTTTCAGAGCAGTTATAACCTCTTTAAAAAAGTCTCTGGTTTAGGTGGTACATTTATGATAACCGCAAGCGAATTTCACACCCACTGCTACTCCCATTATCCCAAGTGGCAGAAAAATTTGACAGACAAAACAGAAACTCAGTTTGGCTGTGAAAGGTGCATTATACGTAACCCTTCCGAGGTTGTCGCAGAAATAGTAACTCTTGTCAATTCAGGCATAAAAACAGCAAGCCCACAGTCCGAAACTATCGTCTGGAATTGGAGTTGGTACATTATAGAGCCAGACCCACAAAAACAACTTGTAAGTTTACTTCCCAACGACGTTATTCTTATGGCAGATTTTGAAAGAGGCGGCTCAATAAAAGTTCTTAATAAAAAAATTCCTGTTAACGAATATAGTTTTTCTTTTACAGGTCCATCAAAACGGTTTAAGGACATATATTCTCAAGCAAAAAGCAGAGCTTTGAAAATTATGGCAAAGATACAACTCGGCACAACCCATGAACTTGTTACCGTCCCTTACATTCCTGTTCCGTACATACTTGCTGAAAAAATATCCAGGATGAGAAATATTAATGTAGACGGATATCTCGGTTGCTGGATATTTGGGGGAGATATTACTCCTA
Proteins encoded:
- a CDS encoding insulinase family protein; translated protein: MATNITKGQQSSTNIYIRRIVLIFFIILSFSCRLFSSTMDQYKNRITEHTLKNGLHFILLEDHTAPVVSFHIHVKVGSVNEKLGDTGISHLIEHLAFNGTPTLGTTDWRTEKSILEKIDKKYKEIKSIQLSQPHNSPLIKQLYEEFSALNSKAATFNVSNEFGKILDMHGAVGPNAYCSYDMTAFWVELPSNRVELWAALESNRLFNPVFRGFYEELEVVKEERRMRVDNSPFGKLMEEFLGLIYKIHPYRNPIVGYSEDLNNMSREKVKNFYKKYYIPSNIIISVAGDIYPDTFLPLVKKYFENIPSGQTPPVKTFTEPESVSEKQFVINMDSQPIFLLGYPIPDIKHKDVPALQVCAEILASGRTSKLYQRLVKEEKSAVSTGSWCWTPQYPGIFYLFAISSQNGNNKQLETSIIETIEDLKKGCLTEEEILGAKARLRIELLASLKSKRKLARELAYYKAITGDWQNLFKYEEKIRDVSLEDIKRVAKEYFTEARRTIGKIEPLKKD
- a CDS encoding insulinase family protein, which translates into the protein MDKKLFFFIAITLLFNGCAPKMLSKKIEQFKFPPLPETTLPSYTKEVLPNGLTLILMEDHSLPLINFYSTIKTGTKYDPEEKIGLASITFDTIRTGGAGDISGDNIDKTLENFGARLSFGVGKDIGWAQGLIDTDNFTHIFPIFVALLKQPSFDKTKIELSKIRHNTAISRRDDDIDEISNREFRKLLYGTKSPYARTIEYETIKNITQDDIFQFHKTFFQPQNIILGVWGDFDKDEMLQYIKKEFKTWSPEKVPIPSAPEIDFAINPSTTNLIIKKEATQSIIKMGHIGLRRDDPDYFTALVISRILGASWNSRFSKNIRQEKGLAYSAWAGFGGELGYTGTFSAGVQTKSERTLEAIDLMQKEISLASVGITDEELTVAKEGIINSEVFWSDTKDKIITRIIRYEFYGYPSDYPQKLIQGVKNVTREDIARVANKYIFPDKLTILIVGNPEKFESDLPDNINILEP